One segment of Acidianus sp. HS-5 DNA contains the following:
- a CDS encoding acyl-CoA dehydrogenase family protein — MNIYFPDRLSDMDFEFSDEEKIFQENLREYFSKSLRPRLREIDEKGIPKDFILDATKLGLWSLTFSEDVGGQHASFTLASIAAEEIARSDFTMATAVFFLLENSWGYILDKYGSEELRKEVLPKVVSGENFLGIASTEPTGGSDVANLKTSAKKEGGKYVINGEKAYISGVMEAKELGGGHLTLVRTGEKGHKGISIIYIPINLEGISVSKIENMGRMGISTGIIKYNNVKIDEKYLVGEENKGFYYAMDGFNHARVLVASACIGSAEAILDEGLKYIKEREAFGVKLKDLQSIAFEAAELYTKIEMARLLVYKSAWMLDNEEKFKSEIPKFSAMVKLIAPQTAFEVIKSVMMWFGAYGYTKDAVIEAGMRGLMSYLLGAEGALNVMKLIISREILK; from the coding sequence ATGAATATTTATTTTCCAGATCGTCTTTCTGATATGGACTTCGAATTTTCTGATGAGGAAAAGATTTTCCAAGAAAACCTTAGAGAGTACTTTTCAAAATCCCTGAGGCCTAGATTAAGGGAAATAGATGAAAAAGGAATACCAAAGGATTTCATATTAGATGCAACAAAGCTGGGATTGTGGTCTTTAACTTTCTCAGAAGACGTTGGAGGTCAACACGCGTCATTCACATTAGCATCTATAGCTGCAGAAGAAATTGCAAGATCTGACTTTACCATGGCTACAGCAGTATTTTTCCTCTTAGAAAATAGTTGGGGCTACATTTTAGATAAATACGGTTCAGAAGAACTAAGAAAGGAAGTTCTGCCTAAAGTCGTTAGCGGAGAGAATTTCCTGGGAATAGCTTCAACAGAACCTACTGGAGGTAGTGACGTCGCAAACTTAAAAACTTCAGCCAAAAAAGAGGGCGGAAAGTATGTAATTAACGGAGAAAAGGCTTACATAAGTGGAGTTATGGAGGCAAAAGAGTTAGGTGGTGGACACTTAACTTTAGTTAGGACTGGAGAAAAAGGACATAAAGGAATATCCATAATTTATATTCCAATAAATTTGGAAGGAATTTCAGTATCTAAGATAGAAAATATGGGCAGAATGGGAATCTCAACTGGAATAATAAAATATAACAATGTGAAAATAGACGAGAAGTATCTCGTAGGAGAAGAGAACAAAGGTTTTTACTATGCAATGGACGGGTTTAACCATGCTAGAGTTTTAGTTGCGTCCGCATGCATAGGTTCTGCAGAAGCTATACTTGATGAAGGGTTAAAGTATATAAAAGAGAGAGAAGCTTTTGGAGTTAAATTAAAGGATCTTCAATCGATAGCTTTTGAAGCTGCAGAGCTTTATACAAAGATTGAAATGGCTAGACTTTTGGTTTATAAATCAGCCTGGATGTTGGACAACGAGGAAAAATTCAAGAGCGAAATACCGAAGTTTTCTGCAATGGTTAAGCTGATTGCTCCGCAGACTGCGTTTGAAGTAATAAAGAGTGTCATGATGTGGTTCGGAGCTTACGGTTATACGAAAGATGCGGTAATTGAGGCCGGCATGAGGGGGCTCATGTCCTATTTATTGGGCGCAGAAGGAGCTCTAAATGTTATGAAGTTAATAATCTCAAGAGAAATACTTAAGTGA
- a CDS encoding peroxiredoxin — MKLYQKFPDVQVLTTKGAIDFYKDVFGKGKWLFLFAHPADFTPVCTTEFVAFAKAYDEFKRLNVELVGMSVDSIYSHIAWLSDIEQRYGIKIPFPLIADPDKKLARTLDIIDENSGVTIRAVFLVNPEGTIRFMAYYPIEYGRKIEELLRITKAAIVNYKAKVSLPVDWEPGGDVIIPAPTTLDEAELRMKLPNAKTWYLAFKKYEELSPDQKV, encoded by the coding sequence ATGAAACTCTATCAAAAGTTCCCAGACGTGCAAGTCCTAACAACTAAGGGAGCAATAGATTTTTACAAAGATGTGTTCGGAAAAGGGAAATGGTTATTCCTCTTCGCCCATCCTGCGGATTTCACTCCAGTATGCACTACGGAATTCGTAGCTTTTGCAAAAGCATACGATGAGTTTAAGAGATTAAATGTAGAACTCGTGGGAATGAGCGTTGACAGTATATATTCTCATATTGCTTGGTTAAGTGACATAGAACAAAGGTATGGAATTAAAATTCCTTTCCCTCTAATAGCCGATCCTGATAAGAAATTAGCTAGAACTTTAGACATCATAGATGAAAACTCCGGCGTAACAATCAGGGCAGTATTTCTAGTAAATCCAGAAGGTACAATAAGGTTCATGGCTTATTACCCAATAGAATATGGAAGGAAGATTGAGGAACTACTAAGGATAACCAAGGCGGCTATAGTTAATTACAAGGCTAAAGTTTCCCTACCAGTAGACTGGGAGCCCGGAGGAGATGTTATAATACCTGCCCCAACGACTTTAGATGAAGCTGAGTTAAGAATGAAGTTACCTAATGCAAAGACGTGGTATTTAGCTTTTAAGAAGTACGAAGAACTATCTCCGGATCAAAAAGTATAA
- a CDS encoding type 1 glutamine amidotransferase domain-containing protein, protein MKVLFIAGDEFEDIELLYPFYRIIEEGFKPVIAGKERGGKIIGKHGYSVIADVSFSEVKVEDYLALVIPGGRGPEKIRTLPEVKEITRKFFELKKPVAAICHGPQILISAGVVKGRKMTSVSSIKDDVIAAGGEYVDAPVVEDENLISSRHPGDLPFFASSLIKMLKGKKM, encoded by the coding sequence ATGAAGGTATTATTTATAGCCGGAGATGAGTTTGAAGATATAGAACTTCTTTATCCTTTTTATAGGATAATAGAAGAAGGTTTTAAGCCAGTAATTGCAGGAAAAGAGAGAGGAGGAAAGATTATAGGAAAGCATGGATATAGCGTAATAGCTGATGTCTCATTCAGTGAAGTTAAAGTTGAAGATTATCTAGCCCTAGTGATTCCAGGCGGAAGGGGACCAGAAAAGATCAGAACTCTACCAGAAGTTAAGGAAATCACAAGAAAATTCTTTGAACTAAAGAAGCCTGTAGCTGCCATCTGTCACGGACCTCAGATCTTAATTTCTGCAGGAGTTGTAAAAGGTAGAAAAATGACTTCAGTATCTTCAATAAAAGATGACGTGATTGCTGCAGGAGGAGAATACGTTGATGCTCCAGTAGTTGAGGACGAGAACTTAATATCTTCTAGACATCCAGGCGATTTACCTTTCTTCGCCTCATCGTTAATAAAAATGCTAAAAGGAAAGAAAATGTAA
- the gltA gene encoding citrate synthase, which translates to MSEVSKGLENVFIKTTSLTYIDGEAGILRYGGYDINDLVENCEYEEIIHLMLFGELPTSSQLSKIKEKINESYNVPYQVFEVLEHLPHDADAVGMLETAFSMLGSFYNYPWNKEENKWRAIEVIAKTSTLVSNIYRIKEGLKPKVPEPSGSYARTFLETAFSRKPSEEEVKAMNATLIIYTDHEVPASTTAALVTASTLSDMYSCMVSALAALKGPLHGGAAEATFEQLKEIGDEGKVEDWFDEKIIKEKNRLMGFGHRVYKTYDPRAKIFKKYAETLAKTPDAEKYYKIATKLEELGIKHFAEKKIYPNVDFYSGIVFYSLGFPEYMYTTLFALSRVLGWLAHIIEYVEEQHRLIRPRALYVGPIKRDFVPLKYRG; encoded by the coding sequence ATGAGTGAAGTAAGCAAAGGTTTAGAAAACGTCTTTATAAAAACTACATCACTTACTTACATCGACGGAGAAGCGGGAATTTTACGTTACGGAGGATACGATATTAACGATTTAGTGGAAAACTGCGAGTATGAGGAAATAATCCACTTAATGCTTTTCGGAGAACTACCTACTTCTTCACAGCTATCTAAAATAAAGGAAAAAATAAACGAGAGTTATAACGTTCCTTATCAAGTATTTGAAGTGCTAGAACACTTACCTCACGACGCAGACGCTGTAGGAATGCTTGAGACTGCATTTAGCATGCTTGGTTCCTTTTATAACTATCCATGGAATAAGGAAGAGAACAAATGGAGAGCTATAGAAGTAATAGCAAAAACTTCAACTTTAGTTTCAAACATTTACAGAATAAAGGAAGGATTAAAGCCTAAAGTCCCTGAACCTTCAGGGAGTTATGCAAGGACTTTCCTAGAAACAGCGTTTTCCAGAAAGCCTTCAGAAGAGGAGGTAAAGGCTATGAACGCTACTTTAATAATCTATACAGATCACGAAGTACCGGCATCAACTACTGCTGCTCTAGTTACTGCATCTACATTATCTGACATGTATTCTTGCATGGTTTCCGCATTAGCAGCGCTAAAAGGTCCGCTTCACGGAGGAGCAGCAGAGGCTACATTTGAACAGCTTAAAGAAATAGGCGATGAAGGAAAAGTAGAAGATTGGTTCGACGAGAAAATAATAAAGGAAAAGAACAGACTAATGGGTTTTGGGCACAGGGTTTACAAGACTTACGATCCAAGGGCTAAGATATTTAAAAAATATGCAGAAACGTTGGCAAAAACCCCAGACGCAGAAAAGTACTACAAGATAGCTACAAAACTGGAGGAGTTGGGAATTAAGCATTTTGCTGAAAAGAAGATTTATCCAAACGTCGACTTCTACTCCGGAATTGTCTTCTACTCTCTCGGATTTCCTGAGTACATGTATACTACCTTGTTTGCGTTATCTAGAGTTTTAGGATGGCTGGCTCATATAATAGAATACGTCGAGGAACAACACAGGTTAATTAGACCTAGAGCGTTATACGTTGGACCAATAAAGAGGGATTTCGTACCATTAAAATATAGAGGATAA
- a CDS encoding CBS domain-containing protein gives MKVGDVMSKIVVTVSGEDSGKEIINVLSTIPSGRVIVMDREEAVGIISSRDVVNAYSKFEDDIFEAKAEDIATHGIITVDEDEEVSDAVRIMASKKIGSLVVTSSKTLRGIFTERDLIRLLSKMMFSGIVESIMTSNVVTIPPDVDLLFASKLMEYEGIRRLPVVRGREVEGIVTAADIVKALAKGLHTVNEIETKNPFVISGTDTIMKAVKIMNEKRIGSLLVDGIKGIVTERDILYASLNEIR, from the coding sequence ATGAAAGTAGGAGATGTAATGAGTAAAATAGTAGTGACAGTAAGCGGTGAAGATAGCGGAAAAGAAATAATTAACGTGCTCTCAACTATACCTTCTGGAAGAGTAATAGTAATGGATAGAGAAGAGGCAGTAGGTATAATATCCTCCAGAGATGTGGTCAACGCTTATTCAAAATTTGAGGATGATATATTTGAGGCCAAAGCTGAAGATATTGCAACTCATGGAATAATTACCGTAGACGAGGACGAGGAAGTAAGTGACGCTGTGAGGATTATGGCTAGTAAGAAGATTGGAAGCTTAGTAGTGACCTCAAGTAAGACACTAAGGGGAATTTTTACTGAAAGGGATTTAATAAGGTTACTGTCGAAGATGATGTTCTCTGGAATAGTTGAATCAATAATGACTTCTAACGTTGTAACAATTCCTCCTGATGTGGACTTGCTTTTTGCGTCGAAATTAATGGAATATGAAGGAATAAGAAGGTTACCTGTAGTCAGGGGAAGGGAAGTTGAGGGAATCGTAACTGCTGCAGACATAGTTAAAGCTTTAGCAAAAGGTCTTCATACTGTGAACGAAATAGAGACTAAGAACCCTTTTGTAATAAGTGGTACAGATACAATAATGAAGGCAGTAAAGATCATGAACGAGAAGAGAATAGGTTCTCTATTAGTTGACGGAATTAAAGGTATCGTAACGGAAAGAGATATACTTTACGCGTCATTAAATGAAATACGTTAA
- a CDS encoding circularly permuted type 2 ATP-grasp protein, which produces MIKIKRTNKASDLEYEGEQYKSLLSNLERIPDFFKYVHLINELAYREGFTFYTGNYYRSIKVDPIPRILKKDEFWKISEGLKSRGEAINKFLYSYYHGDKMVVPEDLIETSPYFRPEMMGFDPPKGIYVYIFGEDLVKVKGIPLILEDNVRIPSGMSYAIKSNELTERILGEHFSIKGNEGDGLEKLRKTLASASDTRDPVIAILTDGTLNSAYFEHKFYSDKLDVMLVEPSDINIRDEEVTVSTLEGEVHVDVIYRRIEDLDFLTPGLMKAYLRGWVNIVNAPGTGIADDKITFCFMPQIMEELGIKEGVRQPFSFPIGTTKEDIEDKIRNMVIKRREGYGGSGTFVLHDMSEDEKKKVLNEVRKSPEEFMAQELLDFDTVISAIGDSFYQAYADLRVFVFVDDASTSILSRVAPVGSRVTNNSSGGLVKPVWIV; this is translated from the coding sequence ATGATAAAGATTAAACGAACAAATAAGGCAAGTGACCTAGAGTATGAGGGAGAGCAATATAAGAGCTTACTCTCCAACCTTGAAAGGATACCGGACTTCTTTAAATATGTACACTTAATAAATGAACTAGCTTATAGGGAAGGATTCACTTTCTATACCGGTAATTATTACAGATCTATAAAAGTTGATCCCATACCTAGAATTTTAAAAAAGGATGAGTTCTGGAAGATTTCTGAAGGCCTAAAAAGCAGAGGAGAGGCAATAAATAAATTCCTTTATTCTTACTATCACGGAGATAAGATGGTCGTTCCAGAAGATTTGATAGAGACTTCACCTTACTTTAGGCCGGAGATGATGGGTTTTGATCCGCCTAAAGGTATTTACGTTTATATCTTTGGAGAAGATTTAGTTAAAGTTAAAGGAATTCCACTTATTTTGGAAGACAACGTTAGAATACCTTCTGGAATGAGCTACGCAATAAAATCCAACGAGCTAACTGAAAGAATTTTAGGAGAACACTTTTCAATTAAGGGAAATGAAGGTGACGGGTTAGAAAAGCTGAGGAAAACTTTAGCTTCAGCCTCAGATACCAGAGACCCAGTAATTGCAATACTAACTGACGGCACACTAAACTCAGCATATTTTGAGCATAAGTTCTACTCAGATAAGTTAGACGTCATGTTGGTTGAGCCCTCAGATATTAATATAAGGGATGAGGAAGTTACAGTCTCTACTCTTGAAGGGGAAGTTCACGTTGACGTTATTTATAGGAGGATAGAAGATCTGGATTTCTTAACCCCAGGATTAATGAAGGCGTACTTAAGGGGGTGGGTTAATATAGTTAATGCTCCCGGAACAGGGATAGCAGATGATAAAATAACATTTTGCTTTATGCCCCAGATAATGGAGGAGTTAGGAATAAAGGAAGGAGTTAGGCAACCTTTCTCTTTCCCTATAGGCACTACAAAGGAGGATATTGAGGATAAGATAAGGAACATGGTAATAAAAAGGAGGGAAGGTTACGGAGGTTCAGGTACTTTCGTTTTACACGATATGAGTGAAGATGAAAAGAAAAAGGTACTTAACGAGGTAAGGAAATCTCCTGAAGAATTTATGGCTCAAGAACTCCTTGATTTTGATACTGTAATTTCCGCAATTGGAGATTCATTTTATCAAGCTTATGCTGACTTAAGAGTCTTCGTTTTCGTCGATGATGCGTCAACTTCAATCCTAAGTAGGGTAGCTCCAGTAGGAAGCAGGGTTACTAATAACTCCTCTGGAGGTCTGGTGAAGCCCGTATGGATAGTTTAA
- a CDS encoding helix-turn-helix domain-containing protein: METQIDVRHNIKCCYKLSESDVDVFLKILEIRRPITSQELSKLLRVSKTTVDGSLKRLADIGLIIRKKSENGRIGRPTYIYYLPTGIEEKIESDLRKCADQMLGTKV, encoded by the coding sequence ATGGAAACGCAAATTGATGTAAGGCACAATATAAAATGTTGTTATAAGCTTAGTGAATCGGACGTTGATGTTTTCCTAAAAATACTCGAAATAAGGAGACCAATAACTTCACAAGAACTTTCTAAGTTACTGAGGGTGAGTAAAACCACAGTTGATGGAAGTTTAAAGAGGCTGGCAGATATAGGGCTAATAATAAGGAAAAAATCAGAAAACGGAAGAATAGGTAGACCTACTTATATATACTACTTACCCACAGGAATAGAAGAAAAAATAGAAAGCGATTTAAGGAAATGTGCTGACCAGATGCTTGGTACAAAAGTATAG
- a CDS encoding lactate/malate dehydrogenase family protein produces the protein MIKASFIGVGKIGQTIAYSSITKGIFDEVILYDIIPELPEKFEHELRHALASLRIDTEITGTNSLDDVTGSDIIVITAGRPRKPGMSRRDLFADNAKIIIQLAKELPKRNPGAIYVMVSNPVDMMASVFAKYSKEYVISTGDQVESMRLRAYISKILHVPVSLVDGFVGGEHGEDAVVLWSTVSVDRKQVGDLPKEQVEKYVKSIPADIIRVMGGTTWGPGTIIADIIKAIALNENRVMSIAIPRQYEDEIIHVSIPTVVGSKMGPTLEDHLSEDDRWHLIAAMKDYYNAYKEMLKSIEGGEEKIIS, from the coding sequence ATGATAAAAGCTTCATTTATAGGTGTAGGAAAAATAGGACAAACAATAGCCTACTCATCAATAACTAAGGGAATATTCGATGAAGTTATCCTTTATGATATCATTCCTGAACTTCCCGAAAAATTCGAACATGAGCTTAGACATGCATTAGCTTCCCTAAGAATTGATACTGAAATTACTGGGACTAACTCCCTAGATGATGTAACGGGTTCAGATATTATAGTGATTACTGCAGGAAGACCGAGGAAGCCCGGGATGAGTAGGAGGGATTTATTTGCTGACAATGCAAAGATTATTATTCAACTTGCTAAAGAATTGCCTAAAAGAAACCCTGGAGCAATTTACGTAATGGTATCAAATCCAGTAGATATGATGGCTTCGGTCTTTGCAAAGTACTCCAAAGAATACGTAATAAGTACTGGAGATCAAGTGGAAAGCATGAGGTTAAGAGCTTATATTTCAAAGATCCTTCACGTCCCCGTTAGTTTGGTTGACGGCTTTGTTGGGGGAGAACACGGAGAGGATGCTGTCGTACTGTGGAGCACCGTTTCTGTAGATAGGAAACAAGTTGGAGATCTTCCTAAAGAACAAGTGGAAAAATACGTAAAGAGTATTCCTGCAGATATAATAAGAGTAATGGGTGGAACTACTTGGGGACCTGGAACAATAATTGCTGATATAATTAAGGCGATTGCCCTCAACGAGAATAGGGTAATGAGCATTGCTATACCTAGGCAATACGAGGATGAAATAATTCATGTTAGTATTCCTACTGTAGTAGGAAGTAAAATGGGTCCAACATTGGAAGACCACTTAAGTGAAGACGATAGGTGGCACTTGATTGCAGCTATGAAGGACTATTATAACGCATACAAGGAAATGTTAAAGAGTATAGAAGGAGGAGAAGAGAAGATAATAAGTTAA
- a CDS encoding CBS domain-containing protein: protein MASKVKFLISKTPITAEKGTKVEDVIKIMASMNIGSVVITDKEKPVGIITERDIVKALAKGIPLIEKIENVGTMDLITVYEDDTVYTAAEKMNKYGIRHLVVIDKEGNFKGVISIRDLIRESYVLKALATVSQEEWLGSD from the coding sequence ATGGCAAGTAAAGTTAAATTCCTAATATCAAAGACTCCAATAACTGCAGAAAAAGGGACTAAAGTAGAGGACGTTATTAAAATAATGGCTTCAATGAACATAGGTTCTGTAGTAATTACTGACAAGGAGAAGCCAGTAGGTATAATTACTGAAAGGGATATAGTAAAGGCTTTAGCGAAAGGAATACCTCTCATAGAGAAAATTGAGAATGTAGGAACAATGGATTTAATTACCGTGTATGAGGACGACACAGTTTACACTGCTGCAGAAAAGATGAACAAATACGGCATACGTCATTTGGTTGTTATAGATAAAGAAGGGAATTTCAAGGGAGTAATTTCTATCAGAGACCTCATAAGGGAAAGCTATGTCTTGAAGGCTTTGGCTACAGTTTCACAGGAAGAATGGTTAGGAAGTGATTAA
- a CDS encoding 2-oxoacid:ferredoxin oxidoreductase subunit alpha — protein sequence MKITWMIGGAQGTGVDTSANIFGNAIARAGYYIYGNREYYSNIKGRHSYFNLTISDERARSISHKVDILASFDAETVFQHYQDVQKVLIYNKGIVNTEKERIQSIEPETAERIPFKTVKEVIDYLGNKGITTIGIDYDEVLKKVAEEMKLPLSVVDRARNTIAISASYDLLGLRKDYLYDALKRTFKQETFVKLNICAADKVVLSPIFDLKELPQKKRRIQIDGNTAVAIGKIYGGIGFQSYYPITPASDESTYIEAHQEVLYVDPVTGDKRKRTIVVVQAEDELAAVNMASGAALTGVRAATATSGPGFSLMTEGVGWAGMNEVPLVITYYMRGGPSTGQPTRTSQADLLFAMHVGHGEFPRIVIASGDHVEALKDAAWAFNLAEKYQTPVIHLVEKALANAYSIVDLDEIGEDTEIDRGIFGEGSERFKFTENGISPRLLLGESTIYYTGDEHNTFGHISEDPVNRVKMYEKRMRKLETADKEIPEEKRYNVYGDLDSKYAIVTWGSPKGAVLDAVEDIDQKFAVFQLRMFNPFPKSLKKLLEDKERIIDIEGNYEGQVAVLLKQYGVEVTNYILKWNGRPMGRDEVKEGILSAIKGEKKVVLNAGS from the coding sequence ATGAAAATTACTTGGATGATAGGAGGAGCACAAGGAACAGGAGTTGACACCTCTGCCAACATTTTCGGCAATGCGATAGCTAGAGCGGGATATTATATTTACGGTAACAGGGAATATTATTCTAACATAAAAGGCAGGCATTCTTACTTTAACCTAACAATAAGCGATGAGAGAGCTAGGAGTATTTCTCATAAGGTTGATATTTTAGCCTCATTTGATGCGGAAACTGTGTTTCAACACTATCAAGATGTTCAGAAAGTTCTCATTTACAATAAAGGGATAGTTAACACTGAAAAGGAGAGAATACAAAGTATAGAGCCGGAAACTGCAGAAAGAATACCTTTCAAGACTGTCAAAGAGGTAATTGATTATCTGGGAAACAAGGGGATCACAACAATCGGAATAGATTATGACGAAGTCCTGAAAAAAGTTGCTGAAGAAATGAAGCTTCCCCTTTCAGTTGTTGATAGAGCTAGGAACACTATCGCAATATCAGCATCTTACGATCTCTTAGGCTTAAGAAAGGATTATTTATACGACGCTTTAAAGAGAACTTTCAAGCAGGAAACTTTCGTAAAACTAAACATATGTGCTGCAGATAAAGTTGTGCTGTCTCCAATTTTCGACCTTAAAGAACTTCCGCAGAAGAAGAGGAGAATTCAAATAGACGGAAACACTGCAGTGGCTATAGGAAAAATTTACGGAGGGATAGGTTTTCAATCTTACTACCCAATAACTCCCGCAAGCGATGAAAGTACTTACATTGAGGCTCACCAAGAAGTCCTTTACGTAGATCCTGTAACCGGAGATAAGAGAAAGAGGACTATAGTAGTAGTTCAGGCAGAAGATGAATTAGCAGCAGTAAATATGGCTTCTGGAGCAGCATTAACTGGAGTTAGGGCGGCTACAGCAACTTCCGGCCCAGGATTTTCTCTAATGACTGAAGGGGTAGGTTGGGCTGGAATGAACGAAGTTCCCTTAGTAATAACTTATTACATGAGGGGAGGTCCTTCTACAGGCCAACCTACTAGGACTTCACAAGCAGACTTACTTTTTGCAATGCACGTAGGACACGGCGAGTTCCCAAGAATAGTTATTGCCTCTGGGGATCACGTAGAAGCTCTAAAGGATGCAGCCTGGGCTTTCAATTTGGCAGAAAAGTACCAGACTCCGGTAATTCATCTAGTTGAGAAAGCCTTAGCTAACGCGTATTCCATAGTAGACCTAGACGAGATAGGAGAAGATACGGAAATTGATAGGGGAATTTTCGGAGAAGGTAGCGAGAGGTTTAAGTTCACAGAGAACGGAATTTCTCCAAGGCTATTATTGGGAGAATCTACAATTTATTATACAGGAGATGAGCACAATACTTTCGGTCACATTTCTGAAGATCCCGTGAATAGGGTAAAAATGTATGAAAAGAGGATGAGAAAATTGGAAACTGCTGATAAGGAGATTCCGGAAGAAAAGAGGTATAATGTTTATGGAGATTTAGATTCAAAATATGCGATAGTAACTTGGGGTTCACCTAAAGGGGCAGTGTTGGATGCTGTTGAAGATATTGATCAGAAGTTTGCAGTATTTCAGCTAAGGATGTTTAATCCCTTCCCTAAGAGCTTGAAGAAGTTGCTTGAAGATAAGGAGAGGATTATAGATATCGAAGGAAATTATGAGGGACAAGTTGCAGTACTCCTAAAGCAGTACGGAGTTGAGGTCACAAATTACATACTTAAGTGGAACGGTAGACCTATGGGTAGGGATGAAGTAAAGGAAGGAATTCTATCCGCAATAAAAGGAGAGAAAAAGGTGGTGTTAAATGCAGGTAGCTGA
- a CDS encoding 2-oxoacid:ferredoxin oxidoreductase subunit beta, which produces MQVAEWNDWCPGCGNFGILNAEQQAISELGIDLKKVVLVSGIGCSGKLPHFVRIPVSGVHTLHGRAIPFAIGVKLANPELEVIVNAGDGDQLGIGVGHFVSVGRRNVDITVIVHDNGVYGLTKGQASPTLKKGEKTKSLPKPNINDDINPLAVALASGYTFVARGYAYDVKHLKELIKEAIKHKGLALVDILQPCPTYNDINTKEWYDKRIYKLDWDPVVRNEEDKKKKYLQAMEKALEWGDKIPIGIFYKEERDTFEDRISVSSPSYKILSPAKVKIEKEGKPTTIIDEILREKEV; this is translated from the coding sequence ATGCAGGTAGCTGAATGGAATGATTGGTGCCCTGGCTGTGGAAATTTCGGTATATTAAATGCAGAACAGCAGGCAATATCGGAGCTCGGCATTGACTTGAAAAAAGTAGTTTTAGTATCCGGTATAGGGTGTTCTGGTAAATTACCGCACTTCGTTAGGATTCCAGTTTCCGGTGTCCATACACTTCACGGTAGAGCAATACCTTTCGCTATAGGAGTTAAATTAGCTAACCCAGAGTTAGAGGTAATAGTTAATGCGGGAGATGGCGACCAGTTAGGTATAGGAGTTGGACATTTTGTCAGTGTAGGAAGGAGGAATGTTGATATAACTGTAATAGTCCACGATAACGGAGTTTATGGACTGACTAAAGGTCAAGCTTCACCAACGCTGAAAAAAGGTGAAAAAACTAAGTCATTACCAAAGCCGAATATAAATGATGACATAAATCCCTTGGCCGTAGCCTTAGCTTCTGGATATACTTTTGTTGCAAGAGGCTATGCATATGACGTAAAGCACTTAAAGGAGTTAATAAAAGAAGCTATAAAGCATAAAGGTTTAGCCTTAGTAGATATTCTCCAGCCCTGTCCTACTTATAACGATATAAACACTAAGGAGTGGTACGATAAGAGGATTTACAAACTCGATTGGGATCCAGTAGTGAGGAATGAGGAAGATAAGAAAAAGAAGTACCTGCAAGCAATGGAGAAGGCGTTAGAGTGGGGAGATAAAATACCAATAGGGATATTCTACAAGGAAGAAAGGGATACTTTTGAAGATAGAATCTCGGTCTCAAGTCCCAGCTATAAAATATTATCTCCTGCTAAAGTAAAGATAGAGAAAGAAGGAAAGCCGACTACAATAATAGATGAAATATTGAGAGAAAAAGAAGTATAA